Proteins encoded by one window of Macaca mulatta isolate MMU2019108-1 chromosome 10, T2T-MMU8v2.0, whole genome shotgun sequence:
- the LOC100424899 gene encoding guanine nucleotide-binding protein G(s) subunit alpha isoform X16 — translation MRILHVNGFNGEGGEEDPQAARSNSDGSEKATKVQDIKNNLKEAIETIVAAMSNLVPPVELANPENQFRVDYILSVMNVPDFDFPPEFYEHAKALWEDEGVRACYERSNEYQLIDCAQYFLDKIDVIKQADYVPSDQDLLRCRVLTSGIFETKFQVDKVNFHMFDVGGQRDERRKWIQCFNDVTAIIFVVASSSYNMVIREDNQTNRLQEALNLFKSIWNNRWLRTISVILFLNKQDLLAEKVLAGKSKIEDYFPEFARYTTPEDATPEPGEDPRVTRAKYFIRDEFLRISTASGDGRHYCYPHFTCAVDTENIRRVFNDCRDIIQRMHLRQYELL, via the exons ATGAGGATCCTGCATGTTAATGGGTTTAATGGAGA GGGCGGCGAAGAGGACCCGCAGGCTGCAAGGAGCAACAGCGATG GCAGTGAGAAGGCAACCAAAGTGCAGGACATCAAAAACAACCTGAAAGAGGCAATCGAA ACCATTGTGGCCGCCATGAGCAACCTGGTGCCCCCCGTGGAGCTGGCCAACCCTGAGAACCAGTTCAGAGTGGACTACATTCTGAGTGTGATGAACGTGCCTGACTTTGACTTCCCTCCC GAATTCTACGAGCATGCCAAGGCTCTGTGGGAGGACGAAGGAGTACGTGCCTGCTATGAACGCTCCAACGAGTACCAGCTGATTGACTGTGCCCAGTA cTTCCTGGACAAGATCGATGTGATCAAGCAGGCTGACTATGTGCCGAGCGACCAG GACCTGCTTCGCTGCCGCGTCCTGACTTCTGGAATCTTCGAGACCAAGTTCCAGGTGGACAAAGTCAACTTCCA CATGTTTGACGTGGGTGGCCAGCGCGATGAACGCCGCAAGTGGATCCAGTGCTTCAATG ATGTGACTGCCATCATCTTCGTGGTGGCCAGCAGCAGCTACAACATGGTCATCCGGGAGGACAACCAGACCAACCGCCTGCAGGAGGCTCTGAACCTCTTCAAGAGCATCTGGAACAACAG ATGGCTGCGCACCATCTCTGTGATTCTGTTCCTCAACAAGCAAGATCTGCTCGCTGAGAAAGTCCTTGCTGGGAAATCGAAGATTGAGGACTACTTTCCAGAATTTGCTCGCTACACTACTCCTGAGGATG CTACTCCCGAGCCCGGAGAGGACCCACGCGTGACCCGGGCCAAGTACTTCATTCGAGATGAGTTTCTG AGGATCAGCACTGCCAGTGGAGATGGGCGTCACTACTGCTACCCTCACTTCACCTGCGCTGTGGACACTGAGAACATCCGCCGTGTGTTCAACGACTGCCGTGACATCATTCAGCGCATGCACCTTCGTCAGTACGAGCTGCTCTAA
- the LOC100424899 gene encoding guanine nucleotide-binding protein G(s) subunit alpha isoform X11 — protein sequence MRILHVNGFNGEGGEEDPQAARSNSDGEKATKVQDIKNNLKEAIETIVAAMSNLVPPVELANPENQFRVDYILSVMNVPDFDFPPEFYEHAKALWEDEGVRACYERSNEYQLIDCAQYFLDKIDVIKQADYVPSDQDLLRCRVLTSGIFETKFQVDKVNFHMFDVGGQRDERRKWIQCFNDVTAIIFVVASSSYNMVIREDNQTNRLQEALNLFKSIWNNRWLRTISVILFLNKQDLLAEKVLAGKSKIEDYFPEFARYTTPEDATPEPGEDPRVTRAKYFIRDEFLRISTASGDGRHYCYPHFTCAVDTENIRRVFNDCRDIIQRMHLRQYELL from the exons ATGAGGATCCTGCATGTTAATGGGTTTAATGGAGA GGGCGGCGAAGAGGACCCGCAGGCTGCAAGGAGCAACAGCGATGG TGAGAAGGCAACCAAAGTGCAGGACATCAAAAACAACCTGAAAGAGGCAATCGAA ACCATTGTGGCCGCCATGAGCAACCTGGTGCCCCCCGTGGAGCTGGCCAACCCTGAGAACCAGTTCAGAGTGGACTACATTCTGAGTGTGATGAACGTGCCTGACTTTGACTTCCCTCCC GAATTCTACGAGCATGCCAAGGCTCTGTGGGAGGACGAAGGAGTACGTGCCTGCTATGAACGCTCCAACGAGTACCAGCTGATTGACTGTGCCCAGTA cTTCCTGGACAAGATCGATGTGATCAAGCAGGCTGACTATGTGCCGAGCGACCAG GACCTGCTTCGCTGCCGCGTCCTGACTTCTGGAATCTTCGAGACCAAGTTCCAGGTGGACAAAGTCAACTTCCA CATGTTTGACGTGGGTGGCCAGCGCGATGAACGCCGCAAGTGGATCCAGTGCTTCAATG ATGTGACTGCCATCATCTTCGTGGTGGCCAGCAGCAGCTACAACATGGTCATCCGGGAGGACAACCAGACCAACCGCCTGCAGGAGGCTCTGAACCTCTTCAAGAGCATCTGGAACAACAG ATGGCTGCGCACCATCTCTGTGATTCTGTTCCTCAACAAGCAAGATCTGCTCGCTGAGAAAGTCCTTGCTGGGAAATCGAAGATTGAGGACTACTTTCCAGAATTTGCTCGCTACACTACTCCTGAGGATG CTACTCCCGAGCCCGGAGAGGACCCACGCGTGACCCGGGCCAAGTACTTCATTCGAGATGAGTTTCTG AGGATCAGCACTGCCAGTGGAGATGGGCGTCACTACTGCTACCCTCACTTCACCTGCGCTGTGGACACTGAGAACATCCGCCGTGTGTTCAACGACTGCCGTGACATCATTCAGCGCATGCACCTTCGTCAGTACGAGCTGCTCTAA